The proteins below come from a single bacterium genomic window:
- a CDS encoding Rpn family recombination-promoting nuclease/putative transposase, which yields MEISNPHDSFFKEIFSNKENASNFIHSILPDALKKNLDLSTLELDNNSYIDEELKENFSDIVYNCLYKAKSKVKVSLLFEHKSKTVKYPHLQLLRYILKIWETNIKQKEGLRPVIPIIFYHGKERWVVKGLSEYFRGIDEGLKRYIPEFDYLLTDLSRYSDEEIKGQVFLDVTLRIALLVMKSIYNEGKLREHIGDFLEIGQMCYEEEKGLKFLEGVIRYIYSSTEIGVEEVVGAVKKISEKGGEATMTTAMKLIEQGMQQGMQQGLQQGEYRKAVEAAKAMYSEGFNIDVIAKITGLSKEEINKVVRLVRQ from the coding sequence ATGGAGATATCAAATCCACATGACAGTTTCTTCAAAGAGATATTTTCAAACAAAGAGAATGCCTCTAATTTTATCCACAGCATTTTACCTGATGCTCTGAAGAAAAACCTTGATTTATCAACCCTGGAATTGGATAATAACTCTTACATTGATGAGGAACTAAAAGAGAACTTTTCAGACATAGTTTATAATTGTCTTTACAAGGCTAAGAGCAAGGTAAAGGTTTCGCTTTTATTTGAACATAAGAGCAAGACAGTCAAATACCCGCATTTACAGCTTCTACGGTATATCCTTAAGATATGGGAGACAAATATCAAACAGAAAGAGGGTTTAAGACCTGTTATACCTATTATTTTTTATCACGGTAAAGAACGATGGGTAGTGAAAGGGTTATCTGAATATTTTAGAGGGATAGATGAGGGATTAAAGAGATATATTCCTGAATTTGATTATTTATTGACAGATTTATCGAGGTATAGTGATGAGGAGATAAAGGGGCAGGTTTTTTTGGATGTAACTCTTAGGATAGCCTTATTAGTGATGAAGAGCATATATAATGAGGGGAAATTGCGGGAGCATATCGGGGATTTTTTAGAGATAGGGCAGATGTGTTACGAGGAGGAGAAAGGGCTAAAATTTTTGGAAGGGGTTATTCGGTATATTTACAGTAGCACCGAGATAGGAGTAGAAGAGGTAGTAGGGGCAGTGAAGAAGATTTCCGAGAAAGGGGGTGAAGCAACAATGACTACCGCTATGAAATTGATAGAACAAGGAATGCAACAAGGAATGCAACAAGGATTACAGCAAGGTGAATACAGGAAAGCAGTAGAGGCTGCTAAGGCTATGTATTCAGAGGGATTTAATATTGATGTGATTGCCAAGATAACCGGACTTTCAAAGGAAGAGATAAATAAGGTGGTAAGGTTAGTGAGACAATAA
- a CDS encoding Rpn family recombination-promoting nuclease/putative transposase: protein MEISNPHDSFFKEIFSNKENASNFINSILPDALK, encoded by the coding sequence ATGGAGATATCAAATCCACATGACAGTTTCTTCAAAGAGATATTTTCAAACAAAGAGAATGCCTCTAATTTTATCAACAGCATTTTACCCGATGCTCTGAAG